The window TTTCTCTCAGTCAGTACACAGCTGTTCAGACCAACATGTCAACATCTTAACGAACAATTTACCTTAACTAGCAATAGGCTATACGTTAACAACTGTTGTAATAATAGAGTATACTATGAAAGGGTAGGGTTTACCTTTTGCATGTTACTCATGAAGCACCATTTGTTTTCTTTATAGTCTCCGAGGTCCTCATGGAGTAGCTCTAGAAACCACCTCCAATTCTCCGTGTTCTCGATATCTACAATTGCCCATGCTATAACATAGATGTGATGATTTGCGTCCTGACCCACTATGGATAAAATCTGGCCTCCAGTTTGTGTTTTAAGGAATGCCCCATCTAAACCAATCAGTCGCCTACACCCTGCCTTAAAACCATTCTTGCATCCACTAAGACATACATACATCCTCTGAAAGATCACCTCTCCATCTGGTTGTGGGATGGTTCCAATTCTAACTGTTGAACCCGGATTACACTTCAAGAGTGTTTTTCTGTAGTCCCTGACCATTGCATACTGGGCCTTCTCATCTCTATACACCACAACTCTAGCGTCTGCCAAGGCTCTAGAAATTGAATTCTTATTTAACACCAGATCACACTTAGACTTGAAGTAGACAGCTGCCTCACATTGTCTGAAGTGAGGATATTTCCTAACCTTCTTCACTAACTTGCTAGTCAACCAGTTCCTATTTGCAGTTCGGTTGGTGGCTTCTCTAGCACATGTGTGGTCGTCATTGAAAGTTTTTATCTGCCAACATGTCTCCTCATGATCCCGTGAGGCATATACCACCCACTTGCACTCCTCAACCTTACAGACAGCCCTGCATCTCACAGCATCGTTCTTAATAAATTGAATATGCCTACCTTCTTGAATTGTAAACTCTCTCACTGCCTCTTTAAACTCGGACTTTGTATTAAACTTCATCCCCACCTCAAATTTTAAATCACCGAACCGAATACCATCTCTAAATACTGGGAATACATCATTTGGCTCTTCTTCAGAAAATTCATCTTCCGAAGGAAGAGGAGTCTTCATTTCCTCCAAGTGCCAAGAGTTGGCCCCATCAGACTCTGCTCCAGGATCCAAAGCATTGTCCAGGTTTTCATCTCCTGTGACAGGGACTTCTAAGAAACTTAAGTCCACCTCACACTCCTCATCATCCACCACCAATGCATCATCATCGTTAAGAAACTTTCTCTTAGACTTTGCTAGTCCTTCAGCAGGTGCATGCTTCAACCCAGACTCTCTTCTCTTGGTCTCACATTTTTTTTCCAACGACATCATCATCACTTGAACTATCATCTGTCCCAGGATCATATGAACTGTCCTCTGTGGTGTGTTCATCTTCAGAAGAAGACAACCTCAGCACTTgtttttttcttgtcattttgCTGTACCTTCCTCACTTTTGAAGCAGACCTTGTGCAATAGGTTTTAGTAgtgattttgggatttggatttaGTTTGGGCTTGGACACAGAATTCCGGttgggcttgggcttgggcttggagGAATTCTTCGGGTTGGCATTGGCCTTGGAGGATGATGTAGTATTGGATTTCGGATTTGGGTTGGCATTTGAATTGGGTTTAGCTTTTGGGATAACTGGATGAGTCTTGCTAACATGCTTTGCAGTAGTAGCTTGGCTAGGATTAGAGTTGGATGTGGTAGTGGAATTATATTTTTGGGTGTTCGGTTATTAGCACCAGGATCTGTTGGTTCTGTGCTTTTGGGTGGTGAGGTATTATGCGTTGGTTCATTGTTGTTGGTGAATGGAGTCTCATCAGTAGGGACAGTGGGTATATTAGTTTGGTTTGGGATCTTGTCTTGTAGGGGTTCATTGTCAGGTTCATCACTAACCTCTCTCAAATCATCATGGTCACCCTCAACATACACCACAATCTCATTTCCCTCAAGAATTTTTGGTGTTGAAACTGCATGCTCAAAGTAAACATCAACCAGCCCATCATTCTTTTCACCCATGAAACACATCTCtctcaactcatcatcacaatTCAAAGCTCTTAACCCACTATCTAAACTCCTCCCAGGAACATGCCACCAACATTCTCCTATCCTATCATATCCTAGTTCTTTATATAATAATTTCTAACCCAAAAAATATCTAAAGTATCTACATCAATGTCACCAACGCATGCCTTCTTATCAGGAGAATATATAGTCATCCCGTTTTCATCTTTCTGAAACTTTTTCCCATGATGGAACATAATATCTAAGTGCACATCCATCTGcatgattcaaaaaaatttcttttcagcaCCAGTTCCACACAATGATCCCTTTAAGATAGTTTTTATCAACTACATTCATACATGACAGAGagatatatcaaaataaaacacATTTATCCACCATCGGAACAGAGCATGAAGACAAACCACAAAAACACAGTGGGAGACAACATCGAAATAAAACCCTAGCCCAAATTCCACTACAAACCTTAGGGAAAAACAATATACAAAGCAATAAACTATGATCAACAACCATCAACGCATtccctaaaatttgaaaaaataaaattttaatctctTCACTAACCTCGATGACGGAACAGAAGCTCCTTGTAGCGGCAAAGTACCTCCTCAGACAACTGTACAGTGTTCACTGGTGATCCAGCAGTCTCCGGAATTCTATTGCAGTTACTCGTTCCTATTTTGAGTCACTCATGGAAGAGAGACTTTTTCCACTACGTCACTCATGGaggagttgaagatgaagagtgGAGACAAAAGAGGGAAGCAAACGTTTTGTTTTCCATCGCATACAAACGACGTCGCTTAAAGGGGTTTTTTAGCGCCAAATTAGAAACGACGCCGTTTCCTAGTGTCCAGCGTGGCAATATTTGGCCACGTCACTAACGGCGTCAGTCCTCCGATGACGAAAAATAGGCCAAGGACTAACGTGGTGCATTTTTTCGAATTTGGGGGATTAATTTAGTACAATCGAAATTTAGAGGACTAAATCAGTGTAACTCGCCAATCTCAAGACTAAAATGGGGCTTAACTCATACATACCACATGGTAAGTGGTAACTTActactttatatatttattaattaaatctaGTCCAAACTGAGTGATAATTCATTGGTTGAATTAATGACACCTTAGCCTTGTTATCATAAAGTATAATAAGGGTGTTCAAGGTCTGGTCTTATCGAGTTCAAAATTCGACTTGGGGtctaaaggatattttttttaagtttgagtttactattattattattattattattattattattattattattattattattattatttggataaaacgactgaaattttaatttaattttaatatttaaaacattaaatttgatttcaaatattttttatcttattttttaagattttaaaaatcaaatcagtTATTGAATTGCAAGAGTTACAAATTTAAAGATTTAACTAAAGTTCAATTATTAAAccgaatataataaaataatatatttatgtataaataaatatttttttttaaaaaaagtaaattttttatattttattattttaaatcggttaattactaaaaaatataccgattcaatcaatttttttaattctttgacTGGTTCATGACTAATTAGGGTTTTATTTAAATTGGACTAGTTTAATGACTAATTTTCGGGTTATTCAGTTAAACCAGCCAGTTCAATCTAGGATCCAGAACTATGAGTTTGATTCTCTTGTTggaattaaaacttttatttcaaaattttttttattattatttttctttcttattattCCTTTGTCAATTTCACTATCAAATTACTATAATTATCATTATGACCATCACAATTTCGATAGTTACaattttctaaaactaataatggaaaaaatatatacttttagaaaaataaaaaatgtttaattttgACCAgcattaaaataagataaaataaaaaatttgaaacaaaaataaacctcaaaaataaaattaagacctAATTCAAATATTAAAGCCCAAAAAtgtttttgttgttattattattgatattggTTGTTCTTCATTCATGAAGGGATTCCGTGCAAAGGTGGGAGATGATTGTACTCAGCTTTAGAAAGAATGGGAAGCAAAGCATCTTCTTCATTCAAGATATTTAGAGtcttctatactttttttttttggtatcctACAGTATCCCCTGCCCTAACCCGACAAGTCAATGACTAATTCATCGCAGATTTGAGCTTCATTTAAGAGTCACGAGTAAACTAtctactcgaccaacccaagttgattTAAATCTTCTATACTTATATACCTTTGAAGAGGGCCAAAAGTATGGTAGTTAGATAAATTCCTAAAATGTGTATACATGATTTGGTAGATATTTGTTACACATTACAAGATTTATACTTTTATAAATGATCAGctaaaaagtgaatttttcatTGGAGGAACAAATCAATCTTCAAATCCCTCCAATTTAATAAGATCCATGTTTATCTCACTTATTAAGGTTCCTTTGATACCTTTCTCTTTAGTTAAGGTGCTTGCAAATCTTTATTGTTACGTTTTAATGTTACTCCCTAAGGTTTATAATAAGAGGAGTGCTAGGAGGCcaacaatttttgtgatttgtaatcatcaaatagccatcaatgatgattttaagaataaatgaccatttgtacccataaaagatgaaaatgctgacatatgtacccacaccagatcgaaactaaacttgtacccacGCAAGATGTCATCCATGTGACAAAAGTACCCTACGTGGCACTCCAACCCTCTAAAGAcagggtacttttgtcacacggagaGCATCTTGCGTtggtacaagtttagtttcgatttagtgtgggtacatatgtcagcgttttcatcttttaagggtacaaatggtcatttattcatgattttaatggtgtgagatttcatctaatgactcacttttctttgctagtTACATGCTGaccagaaattaaaaaaaaattgctgGCCCTCTAGATTTTTCCTTACAGTAATTCACTTTCAACTTTTTGATACATCACAAAAATAAATGTATCAACACAAAAATAAccttttttcgcctttttttgcAACATGAAATTTAACTTCATAAATTGTAATATCTATATGAAGAACCATTATTGATTTCATCatgtttaaattaaatttaatatgaaAGTATGAATCCAATGCACAAGCCACAGTTCCAGAATTAAAAAATGCTCTTGGCTTTTTGTGTGTCTACATTTCTTAATCACTAACTACCTCATGCAATATTTATTTCAAACTTGCATCATTTGATTGTGACAAAGTGAAAGACAACACTACTAATTACTAAGAATAATTGCATTCTTTTATGTCTGACCAATaacacaattcaattcaattcaatttcatcTATTAGAGTCAACAAGACTTGAATTTGGCATAACATTTTCTAATTATACTAGTCATCAAAATCAAGCAACTAAACCAAAGCATGGTGATAAACAGAGAGACAACATTAACATTGTTCCTTACAAACAAAGCAATTTGCTTTGTGATCAAGTTAACAAAGGAACAATGGAGATAGAAATTAAACCACAGAGAGTCAATTAATTACTAGATGGAAGTGGGAAAGTcatgattaattaataataatacccACAATTAAAGAGACATACTAGTAATAAAAACAGTAGAATGAACCCATCTTAGTTAAGAAAACATATGGGCATGATTGATCAATAATCCTAGATTAAATTAC is drawn from Arachis hypogaea cultivar Tifrunner chromosome 12, arahy.Tifrunner.gnm2.J5K5, whole genome shotgun sequence and contains these coding sequences:
- the LOC112730525 gene encoding uncharacterized protein, whose amino-acid sequence is MNTPQRTVHMILGQMIVQVMMMSLEKKCETKRRESGLKHAPAEGLAKSKRKFLNDDDALVVDDEECEVDLSFLEVPVTGDENLDNALDPGAESDGANSWHLEEMKTPLPSEDEFSEEEPNDVFPVFRDGIRFGDLKFEVGMKFNTKSEFKEAVREFTIQEGRHIQFIKNDAVRCRAVCKVEECKWVVYASRDHEETCWQIKTFNDDHTCAREATNRTANRNWLTSKLVKKVRKYPHFRQCEAAVYFKSKCDLVLNKNSISRALADARVVVYRDEKAQYAMVRDYRKTLLKCNPGSTVRIGTIPQPDGEVIFQRMYVCLSGCKNGFKAGCRRLIGLDGAFLKTQTGGQILSIVGQDANHHIYVIAWAIVDIENTENWRWFLELLHEDLGDYKENKWCFMSNMQKGLLSAVQEWKDLELKGLLWECARSTTYQDFSDNMKKIKKINEEAWNYLNKWLMDSWTKSAFSHAPKLDNICNNTCEVFNARIKEARAKPIITLLEEVRMFVMRTITKNKVKLAKHVGKLPPMVQSRLDKIRKEPKS